The Aminipila terrae nucleotide sequence CGGAAAAATCATATATATGTACGGATATGGACAGAAAGTTCTCATTATTAATCCTAAGGATGGGTCCATAGAATATAAGGAGGAAATCAAAGGAAATAATTCAGAGCAGAAATCCATGTTCGAGTCACTGGATACAGCATTGACCTTTATTAGTCACCACGGAGGGTTTAAAACGGCTGAAGGGGAAAAGATAGAACCTAATCTTGAAAGTGTATCGGCTATAGACGATAAGAAAGGCTGCTATAGGTTTATATTTGACTTTAAGATTGGAAAAAACAGGTTGTTCTATGAGGAAAACGCACCTGTCACCATTGATGTAAAGGATGGTCAGGTTTCCTATTTCAGAAGAGAATTAATAAATTTTGACGGAAATCAGATTCAAAAGAAGTCTAATCAGGAACGAATTTCTGCCATGAATATGCTGGCAATGAATTATAACTACATATTAACCAAATCTGGTATGGAGGATAAGCAGGAACCGAAAGCTATTTCTTTTGAGGATGTTGCAAATAAAATCGAAAATCTGTATACTGGATATCTAAAGCCTGCAGTTGAACAGCAGAATGAAGGAACGGTGTATAAAGAAAAAAAATTACAGCTGGTTCCGGTATGGGTAGTAGAAGTCAACGGGGTATTTTTATACTTTGACTTATATGATGGTAAGCCTGAAGGGTATTCCAAGGCCTATTAACAGAGATGGAGAAGTAAATGGATTGGTCTAAAGCAAAAAATATTTTAATAGTGGCACTTATTGCTACAAATGTATTTCTCTTGTGTACATATCTTACAAAGAGCAGTATGGATGATGAGGTAATGGATCAAGAGGTTTTATTTACTGTTCTTAAAGGAAAGAATATTTATGTGGATACTAAGATTCCCAGTAAATATGAGAATATGCCAGCTCTTACTATTGAGTATAATAATGATAAACAGGCAGTGATAGAGAAGGCTCTGAAGCAGGGAATCTATAATATACCGGTGAACTCTGGCAAGAGGGATTACCACGACATGGCAGATAAATTTTTAAATGACTGCCAGTTAAACAATGAAAACCTTATCTTTGATAAAGTAGTGACAAAGGAAAAATCTACTGTAGTAAGATATAAAAACTGCTATAAAAATATTGCCATTGGAGACAGTTTTCTTGAAGTAT carries:
- the yycI gene encoding two-component system regulatory protein YycI, which produces MDWSKAKNILIVALIATNVFLLCTYLTKSSMDDEVMDQEVLFTVLKGKNIYVDTKIPSKYENMPALTIEYNNDKQAVIEKALKQGIYNIPVNSGKRDYHDMADKFLNDCQLNNENLIFDKVVTKEKSTVVRYKNCYKNIAIGDSFLEVSFLDGKINDVTRQRLTLEPKKKLKVTSPEEALLMFMSEKDPNEVIHVEKMQLVFWVNSSEFNGESLISDTAFPAWEITYNGGKTKYIDAYKA